The DNA region TTGAGAGGGATACCCGTTTAATCCTTAGGTACAATTACCTCTTCTGGAGTGGAGATAGGAAATGAGAAGTTTTGTTTTCGGCCTTTTAAGTCTGTTTTTGGCTGTTTCCCTCTTTTCCTGCGGAAAAGAGGGGAAGGTTGACTACAAGAGGGAGCTTGGGGCTGTAGCAAAGTTCCACCACAGGGACCATAAAGCCTTCATTGACGAGCACGGCTGTATTCCTTGCCACAAGATGAACGTTGAGATGAAGTGGGCCGATATAGAGGCTGCCGAAAAGGGTTCAAAGAAGCTCATAATGCCGTCAAAAGTTACCTGTCACTACTGCCACAACAACCCTGAAAAGACCCCGGCTCCAAACGCTCCGACAAAGTGCTACATCTGCCACTTTAACATGAAGGAGATAGAGCCGGCAGACCACAAAACCGGAAACTGGTTGAAAGACCACAGGTTTGCCTACTACGGCGAACCTAAAAGGTGCGACGAGTGCCACAGGCAGAGGTTCTGTATAGACTGTCACTCTCGCCGTGACGTGATAAAGCACAAGGTTCACCCAAGGAACTATGAATACACCCACAGCATAGAGGCAGCGGCCGACCCTGCCAAGTGTAGCAGGTGTCACCGCGTAGGTTTCTGTATGGAATGTCACACAAAGGGGACTTGGGCAAGATGAGGAAGGGAATAGTTTTAGTTGGATTCTTGGTCTTTACAGCTGGAGAGGTTCTTGCTGCTACCTGTGGAGGAAAAGGTTATACGGGAACGGAGAATACTTACTGTCTAAGGTGTCACTCTGGGTGCCCTACCCTTCACGTTGTCAGCGAGGTGAAGGTTAAAGAAACAGAGTGCCTGAGGGTGCCTTCTGATTTCCCCCTTAAAGACGGCAGGATGGTCTGCACGACGTGCCACGATATGACTTCTAAAGGAAAGGACTTTTTAAGGGCTAAGAAGAGGCTTTTAAAGAGGTTTGACTTCTGTTTCCAGTGTCACAATCCAGACTGCTACAGGCAGTTTAATCCCCATAAGACCATAGCTTCTGAGCTAACTTGGGAAGAAAAGAAAAAGGCGTGCATTTATTGTCACGGAGTAGGAGCAACCTTAGACGCTTACAAGGCCTGTGTTGGCTGTCATACTAAAACTCCCCACGTAGGAGCTCCAGAACACCTCTTTGCCTCTAAGGAAAAGGTCAGGAAGCTCGTAGAAGGAAAAGAGGGAGTTTTAAATATAACCTCTATGAAGGAACTTAAGCCGAAGGTAGATGAAAGCGTTTTAAGAGAGAGGAAACCGAAGGTTATTTTAGTAAACGGAAAAATAGAGTGTATTACCTGCCACAATCCCCACCCGCAGATAGCTTTTGCAGCTCCACCTATGGATAGAGAGTGGGCGGAAGTTGCTAAGAGAGACCTTGATTACAGGCTTAAGAAAATGAAAGAGAAGCTTGAAGGCTTTGAGCTTAAGACAGAAGAAGTTGAGCTAATGAGTAGGGAGCTTACGGGAGGTAAGCTCTGTCAGGTCTGTCATTCCATTAACTCGCTGAAGTAGGGGGTAAAGAGTGAGAGCCTTGGTTCTTGGAGTAGTAGGAGCTCTGGCGCTTTCAGGGACGGCCTTGGGAGTTGGTATAAGCGATGATGGGTGTTTAAAGTGCCATAGGCTAAGGGGTTTATCTGTTGTAGATAGCAACAATAGGATAAAGGACTGCAGTATTAACGGAGCTCTCTACGCCCACTCCATCCACAGGAACGTGGGGTGTAGCGAGTGTCACGACAAGATAGAGCAGTATCCCCACAGGCCGGAAAACACGCAGGCCAACTGTGCAAACAAGTGTCACGTGGCCGACCCTTCAACGAAGAAGCCATTTTCCCACGAGAGAATCTTTGAAACTTGGAAAGAAAGCGTTCACGGGAAAAACTACGAGAAAGCTCCAGAGCTCTACCCAAGCTGTAGTTACTGCCACGCTAACGAGCTCCTTGTGGACGTAGAAAAGTTTGAAGCTCTCAAAGGAAGCTTTAGCAGGTGCTCCCTGTGTCACGAGAATAAGGACTGGCTCAAGGACAGGCTCTCCCACGTTGCAAGCAGGGAGCCCATTCCTCTCATAAAGAACGGCTTTGTCCACCAGTTTGTTAAGACAAGGCGAGACGGCTGGGAAATTGTGGAGCTCTGCGCAAGCTGTCACGAAGACAGAGAAAAGATGGAAAAGGCCTTAAAAGTTGAAGGGATAGAGGACGAGTTTGAAAAGGAAAGAGTTCTTACGGCCGTTGAGTCATACAAGGTAACCATGCACTCAAAGATGCTCTACCTTGATAGGGAGGATAACAGAGCTCCCGACTGCTTAGACTGCCATACCAACAAGGATGGCAACTTCCACGACATATTCCACAAAGATGACCCCCGCTCTTCAATAAACGTGAAAAACATAGAGCTAACCTGTGGAAGGTCCACAGAGTGCCATCCTTTAGCTCCTATAAAAGACATGAAAAACTTTGCCACTACGAAATGGGTTCACATGCATCCTATTCCTGATTCTTTAGGTCAGAAAATAGTGAAAATCATAGAAGAGTTTATGTTCTGGCTCACGACGGGAACGCTCCTCTTTGCTGTGACGATTGTAGGACTTGACCTTCTTAAAAACTTGAGGAGGAAACACTAATGGGACTCTGGGAGGCCTTCAAGAAGAGGTTTAGGATTAGACCCGAGCAGGACAAGCTTTTGATAGTTGACGGCGAAAAGATAATGATACAGAAGTTCACCCTCTTTCAAAGGCTCTTGCACGTGGGAATGTTTTCAACCTTCATATGGCAGATACTCTCAGGTTATCCCCTAAAGTTCTACAACACAGAGTGGGCCCAAGTAATGATAAAGCTGCTCGGTGGCATTCCGGGCGAGATGACCATTCACAGGATATCTGGATTCATAATGTTCTCTGACTTTATGCTTACCGTCCTTTACATAATACTCATACTGATAGCCAACTGGGACTTAGCCAAGAAGGATTTCTTTGGTTACTTCAAGATTGTTCCGGGACCGACGGATATTACGTTCGTTCACTACATCAAGTACCTCTTAGGACTTAGGAAAGTTCCTCCGGACTGGGACGAGTACATCTGGGTTGACAAGTTTGACTTCTGGGGTGTTGGATGGGGTATGTTTGCAATCGGTATTACCGGTTGGATGCTGTGGCTTCCTGAGGTCTTTACCGGTTACCTTGGACTACCTCCTGAAACTATTCAAATTGCCTACCTCATGCACTCAGACGAGGCAGTCTTGGCCCTTGGATGGATTGCCCTTGTCCACATGTACATCGTTCACTACGGACCTAACAAATTCCCTATGGACTGGATATGGCTCTCTGGAACGGCTTCAGAAATTGAGTGGATAGAGGAGAGGCCGAGAAGTTACAGGAGAATAATAAAGGCCGTAGCAGAGAACGAACCCCACCTCCTTGAAAAGTACCCGTTCTTAAAGGAGCGCTACGAGTTTGTCCTTGAAGTGGAGAAACTGCCCGAGGAGGAGATGATAAAGAGGATGCACGAGTACGCTCACCATCTCCTTGAAAAGGAAGTTGAAGGGAGGACTGCGTAATGAAGAAGTTTCTGGTGCTTGCGTTTCTAATAACGGGCGGTGTAGCCGTAGCAGGCAGTAACCCACTCCTAACAGCTCCAGCTACAGACTCAAAGAAGTGGGAAGAAAAGTTGAAAGAGTTTGAAAGGCCAGAACTTCCAAAGGAAGAAGGCTATCCCAAGCCTTTCCACTCTCCAAACAGCTATGAGTACGCTTTAAATGACGTTTGTTCTGCTTGTCACACCTTTGCTGCCCACAAAAAGGACGAAAAGTACGCACCCTTTTACAACGCCCATGGAACTTTCTTGAGCTGCAATACCTGCCACTTCGTTAAAGAGGGCGTAACCTACAGGTGGGGAGAGATTGAAGGTGGCAAGGTTGTCCTTAAAGAAAGTGGAGACTTCTATGGCTTAGAGTACGTTCGCTTAGGAAACAGAGTGGTTCTTTCAGGCGAGGATAGTAAGGCAAAAATCCTTCCGGTTCTAAACGGAGAGCCTGTAGAGCTCCCTCTTAAAGGCAATGAAGGACTCTTGGACGATCCTGCTGCTGTTGCGAGGATGCACAACGCCTTAACAGAGCCCTTAAAGTGTGACGACTGCCACAGGGAGAGCGGAAGGCTTGACTTTAGAGCTCTCGGCTTTAGCGAGGAAAGGGTAAGGGACCTTGAACACAACGAAGTCCTTGAAGGACTTAAAAAGTACGAAACCCTCCACTTTCCAAAATTCATCTGGTAGAGGTAGAGGAAGATGAGACTTCTCTTGGCCGTGCTCCTTTCACTGCTTTCTTTAGCCGGAGCTCTTGCAGAGGAGATAAAGGGAGACTGGAAGTTCCCTTCCGATATAGCCGTTGACGGCGAGAAGCTCTTTGTGGTTGACGGACTCAACGACCGCATAGCCGTTTACGACCTTTACGGTGAGCACATCGGGGACATAAAAGTAAAAGCTCCCTTTGGAATTTACGCTGAGAAAGGGCTCCTCTACGTTACGAGCCAGAAGGGCAAGCTCTACGTAATGGACGAGTATGGAAATGTTGAGAAGGAGCTTGAGCTTGAAGGAAGGCCGATAGACGTTGTTAGGTTTGGCGACAAGCTCTTCGTAACGAACGGAGAGACCAACACAATTGACGTTTACAGCTTGGACGGGGAACTCTTAGAGAGAATTGGAGGAAAAGGTTCTGCGCCGGGACAGTTTGTGGGGGTCTTCCTTGCTGACAGGTCAAAGGACCTCCTCTTTGTTGTGGACTCCATCAACGCAAGGATTCAGGAGTTTAACTTTAACGGGAAGCTTATAGACTCTTTTGGAAACTTTGGCGTTGAAGAAGGGAAACTCTTTAGACCTAAGGGGGTTGCCTACTGTAACGGAGTAGTTGTTGTCTCTGACTGCATTACGGGAGTTGTTCAGACCTTTAACCTTCATGGAGGTTTCTTGGACGTCGTTGCTGAAGACCTTTACTACCCGACTGCTTTAGCCTGTAGTGGAGATGAACTTTTCGTCCTTGAACCGTTGAAGGGGAAAGTTTCCATATTCAGGATTCAAGGGGTAAGGTAATGAGGAAAACCTTAGCAATTCTTTTGACCGTTCTGGTTCTTCCGGGAGTTTCAGAGGCAAAGCTCAAGAAGAGTATGAAAAAAGAGTGTTTGGTCTGCCACGAGAACTGGTTGCTTGAGACAAAGGTGGAATCTCCGAAACTTTTAAGCAATAGGTCCTTAAAGGCTGCAGATAAGCTTATGTGCCTTTCCTGTCACGATGGTTCCCTTGCTGACGATAGGGAAACTTTCCTCGGCTTTGGTCACTTTTCCCACCCGGTAGACAAAGAAGTACCTAAGGACTTTAAGTTGCCGAAAGGCTTCCCAACTAAGGACGGAAAGCTCTACTGTGGAACTTGTCACACTCCCCACACTGAAACCGGTAGCGAGAAGAAACTTGACTACACCTTCATGAGGAAGCCGAACGTAAACTCTGCCCTCTGTATGGAATGCCACAAAGCGAACGCCGAGCACGGAATGAACCATCCCATTTTAGAGGATACTGCTGATAAGCTCAGCGATGAGCTAATAGAGAAAATTTCCCTTCTTGGTGGAAGGGTTACTGAGAGTGGGGAGCTCCAGTGTGAATCCTGCCACTCCCCTCATAAGGGAAAAGCCAAGAAAGCTCTGTTAAAGCCGGTTGACAGATCACAGCTTTGTATCGTCTGCCATACCGATAGGCTTAACTCTGAAGAGCATAAAGATTACAGAAATCACCCAATTCACAAAGACTTCCCCGAAGAGGCAGAGATAGCCCTATTTGAAGAGAAGAAGGCTATTACAAAATCTGTTGAGTGTATGACCTGCCACAAGGTTCACAAGGAGGAGAACAAACACCTCCTCGTGGCGAAAGAGGAAAAGCTCTGTTCCTCCTGCCACGTTGAGGAGGGTAAAGTTAGCTCTACAAAACACAATATCGCTGGTAACTCCTGTAAAAGCTGTCACACTCCTCATAAAGCAAAGGGTCCAAAGCTCTGGAGCAGGGAAATTCCAGAAGACGCCTATGACTACGCTTCAATCATAGAGGTCAAGGGTAAGAGTGATATCCTTTGTCTTTCCTGCCACTATACCGGGAACAAGATAGAAGGCAAGGAAGTTGTAACCGTTGGAACGCTTACACACCCGACGGGCAAGAGCTTAAAAGAGAAGGTTAATCTACCCCTCCCCAACAAAAAACTTGCCTGTGTTACCTGCCATGACCCTCACCACGCTTACGACGACGGTAAAGAGAGTAAGTTCTTGAGGAAGGAAAGGCTTTCCCTCTGCTACACGTGCCATAAATCTCAGACTAAGGTGAAAGAGGGAGCACACGGAGAGATAGACAAGAAGAGGTGGAAGAAGGGAGACTGTTTTGCCTGCCACAACGTTCACAACGCCAAGGACGGTTACCTTTCAAGGGTAGTTTACGGTGAAATATCCCCTATGGAACCTGCGGTTGACGGTTTCTGCTTAGCTTGCCACGACCCTGAAGGTATGGCTGAGCATAAGGTTAAAGAGTCTATCTACAACGAACACCCTGTTGGAGTAAAGAACCCAACGAATAAACTGCCCGGCAAGAAAATTGCCTGCGTTACCTGCCACGAGCCCCACTCCCACGAGGAGGAGCTCCTCAGAATTCCCGTAAAAGGAGATTCTGCTCTTTGCCTGACTTGCCATACAGATAAGAACCTTAAAGGAACTTCCCACGATTTACTTCACAACCCGGAAGTTAAGCTCTCAGAGGAAGAAAGGAAGGAACTCCTTAAAGGTGGAGCCTGCTCTGCCTGTCATACTCCTCACAATCCGGCGTACAAGGTTCTCTGGTCAAGGAAGCTTGGAAAAGGTAGAACTATAAACGAGAGGATGTGTAACTCTTGCCACTCTGAGGGTGGGTTGGCTGCCGATAAGACGATAGGAAAACATACCCACCCATTCGGTAGGGAAGTTACAGAGAAGAACCTTAAGATGATTAAGAATTCCAGACTTCCGCTCATAAGCCAGATGACAGGCCATCCGGCCAAGCGGGGTGAGTCCGGTGTCCTTGACTGTGCAACTTGCCACGAGCCCCACAACGGTGCCGACAAGAAGAGACTTACGAGGTACACAGTTGAAGGAGATAGCTCTCTCTGTACAGCCTGCCACACCAGCGAAGCGGCGGTTGTCGGTACAGACCACGATATGCGCGTTGTGGGTAAGAAGTTAAAGGGTGGCGTCTGCTCTGCATGCCACGTTCCCCACAACGCAAAAAATGAGCTTCTCTGGGCTAAGGAGGTTAAGAGAGTCTCCGGTAACAGAATGTCTGACTACTGCCTCTCCTGCCACACTAAGGGAGGACTTGGAGAGAGCAAGGTTATCAAGTACTACTACCATCCATCTAAGGACGTTAAGGTTAAAAACCTTGACAGGCCGGGAAGGGAAGGCGACTGGCCTCTCTTTACGAAGGATGGCAAGAAGGTAAGTGTCGGTGGAGAGATTGTCTGCGAGACTTGCCATAATCCACACGTCTGGAGTAAAGACGGAGGAGCTCCCCATAAACCTGTTGAGGGTAACGTCCTTAACAGCTTCCTGAGGAATAGAACCTTAAAGGGTAGCATCTGCGTTGACTGTCATGGACTTGACGCCCTTTACAGGTATAAATTCTTCCATACTAAGAAAGTTCACCAAGAAACCCCCTCTTACAAGTAGCGGAGGTTAGAAAATGGCAAGGGAAGTAAGCTCTAAGGATATAGAAAGGGAAGCTTTAATAGTTCTAATAGCTGCCCTTTCCATACTCCTCCTTCCTATCTTGGGAGTTTGGTTTGTAAAGTTCGTCCACTGGTACTCCAACTCAATATTTATGTGGCTATGAGGAGGAAGGCGTGGGAAGAGCTCTAAGGAATATATTCTTCTTCAGGAAGTGGATAGCCTCTGTTGAGCTTATCCTCTACATCTTTATGTTCCTAACCCTTATAATGACTGCCTACAACCACCTCTTTGGTGGAGGTCACCACTAAGGAATGCCGAGGCCCTCTTGGGACGAGTACTTTATGTCCATTGCTGAAATGGTCTCAACCCGTTCTACGTGCCTTAGGAGGAAGGTAGGGGCTGTTCTCGTTAAGGATAAGAGGATAATCTCAACTGGCTACAACGGTCCTCCTTCTGGGCTTAAACACCCAGAGGAGGTTGGTTGTCTCAGGGAAAAACTTGGAATTCCCAGCGGCGAGAGGCACGAGCTCTGCCGTGGCCTTCACGCTGAGCAGAACGCAATCATTCAGGCGGCCCTCCACGGCGTTTCAACAAAGGGAGCAGTCCTTTACTGTACCCACTGTCCTTGCTCCCTGTGCGTTAAGATGCTCATAAACGCAGGAATAACGAAGGTGATATACAAGGAAGGCTATCCCGACTGGCTTGCAAAGGAAATCGCAAAAGAGGCCAACCTGCCGCTCATCCAGTATCAAAAAGAACTTTAAGCTTTTTTGGGCTACCTGTGGTAAAATTCGGCTGAGGGCCGCCAAGGATGAAGATAAACTACCTTAGAGTTTCCGTTACCGACAGGTGCAACTTCAGGTGCCGTTACTGCGTTCCAGAAGGAACGAAGGAGTTCATCCCCCACAGCGAAATCCTGAGGTATGAAGAGATAGCCGAAATAGTAGGCATTTTCTATGAATTTGGAGTTAACTCTGTAAGGTTAACCGGAGGAGAGCCTTTAGTAAGGAGAGGTTTAGAGAACCTTATCCTGCAGATAAAAGAGAGAGGAATAGGAGAAGTCTCACTTACTACAAACGGTTTTTTGCTTTCTGAGAAAGCAAAACTTCTTAAGTCCTGCGGCCTTGATAGAGTAAACATCAGTATTGATACCCTTGACCCTGAAAAGTTTGCCTACATAACGGGAACAAAGAATAAAGGAGCTCTCTCTAAGGTCATAGAAGGGCTTGAAACTTCCTTAGAGGCCGGGCTAACGCCCGTTAAGGTAAATACCGTTCTGATAAGAGGGTTTAACGATTCAGAAGTAGAGGACTTCATTCGCTTTTCTGAAAATTACGAGGTTGAGGTTCGCTTTATAGAGCTCATGCCGGTTGGTGGAGAGTTCTTTACCAAGGAAAACTTTATACCGGCTTCAGAGATTAAGAGGTTCATAGAGGAAAGGTTTGGGAAGCTCATTCCGGTTAAGACCCGCAAGAAAGGGCCGGCAAAATCCTTTAGAATAGAAGGAACGCAGGCAGTTGTAGGCTTTATTTCGTCTGTTAGCGAGCATTTCTGTAACTCCTGTAACCGTTTAAGGCTGACTTCAGACGGTAAACTCCGCCTGTGTCTGATGAAAGACAGGGAGATTGACTTAAAGTCTATTCTTCGCTCCCCTGTCTATAGCAGGGAACTCCTCAAGAAGGTTATTTTAGAGGCACTTGTAGAAAAGCGTAGCGTTAACGGCATTGAAGCTTTAAGAAGTTTGGGGTGTCATAGAAAAATGTTCACAATTGGAGGTTAGATGACCGTCTCAGAAGTGGCTTTAAGCGTTATAGCTGTCTGTATGGTTCTAATAACCATTGGAACTATCGTCATTTCTGTAGCTCTTTATAGGCTTCTTAAAAAACTTGAAGAAAGTGTAGATACCGTAAACAACCAGCTTAGGCCTGCCGTTCTGGAGCTAAAAAAGACCGTCCTCAACGTAACTGAGGCTTTTCAAATAGTAGAAGGATTTGTATCTTCGGTTAGAAAGTTTAGAAGGAAGAAAGATAAGAAGGAAGAAAAGTGAACTCTTGCTGGAAATCCTTTTAACGTTGGACTACTTTTAAAGTAAGAACACAGAAAGGAGGAAACGATGAAGAGGACCTCTTTTATGTTTTTACTTGGTACAGTTGTCGGTGCTGTAACGGCCTACCTTGCAACGGCAAGGGGGGAGGAGATTCTGAAGAAGCTTGAGGAGCTCCAAGAGCAAATCAAGGAGAGTGACCTCCCCGAAAGGGCAAGAAACTTGGTAAAAGAGATTTCTGAGTCCGTAACTCAGC from Phorcysia thermohydrogeniphila includes:
- a CDS encoding cytochrome c3 family protein, which codes for MRKGIVLVGFLVFTAGEVLAATCGGKGYTGTENTYCLRCHSGCPTLHVVSEVKVKETECLRVPSDFPLKDGRMVCTTCHDMTSKGKDFLRAKKRLLKRFDFCFQCHNPDCYRQFNPHKTIASELTWEEKKKACIYCHGVGATLDAYKACVGCHTKTPHVGAPEHLFASKEKVRKLVEGKEGVLNITSMKELKPKVDESVLRERKPKVILVNGKIECITCHNPHPQIAFAAPPMDREWAEVAKRDLDYRLKKMKEKLEGFELKTEEVELMSRELTGGKLCQVCHSINSLK
- a CDS encoding formate dehydrogenase subunit gamma, whose translation is MGLWEAFKKRFRIRPEQDKLLIVDGEKIMIQKFTLFQRLLHVGMFSTFIWQILSGYPLKFYNTEWAQVMIKLLGGIPGEMTIHRISGFIMFSDFMLTVLYIILILIANWDLAKKDFFGYFKIVPGPTDITFVHYIKYLLGLRKVPPDWDEYIWVDKFDFWGVGWGMFAIGITGWMLWLPEVFTGYLGLPPETIQIAYLMHSDEAVLALGWIALVHMYIVHYGPNKFPMDWIWLSGTASEIEWIEERPRSYRRIIKAVAENEPHLLEKYPFLKERYEFVLEVEKLPEEEMIKRMHEYAHHLLEKEVEGRTA
- a CDS encoding NHL repeat-containing protein, with protein sequence MRLLLAVLLSLLSLAGALAEEIKGDWKFPSDIAVDGEKLFVVDGLNDRIAVYDLYGEHIGDIKVKAPFGIYAEKGLLYVTSQKGKLYVMDEYGNVEKELELEGRPIDVVRFGDKLFVTNGETNTIDVYSLDGELLERIGGKGSAPGQFVGVFLADRSKDLLFVVDSINARIQEFNFNGKLIDSFGNFGVEEGKLFRPKGVAYCNGVVVVSDCITGVVQTFNLHGGFLDVVAEDLYYPTALACSGDELFVLEPLKGKVSIFRIQGVR
- a CDS encoding cytochrome c3 family protein, with the protein product MRKTLAILLTVLVLPGVSEAKLKKSMKKECLVCHENWLLETKVESPKLLSNRSLKAADKLMCLSCHDGSLADDRETFLGFGHFSHPVDKEVPKDFKLPKGFPTKDGKLYCGTCHTPHTETGSEKKLDYTFMRKPNVNSALCMECHKANAEHGMNHPILEDTADKLSDELIEKISLLGGRVTESGELQCESCHSPHKGKAKKALLKPVDRSQLCIVCHTDRLNSEEHKDYRNHPIHKDFPEEAEIALFEEKKAITKSVECMTCHKVHKEENKHLLVAKEEKLCSSCHVEEGKVSSTKHNIAGNSCKSCHTPHKAKGPKLWSREIPEDAYDYASIIEVKGKSDILCLSCHYTGNKIEGKEVVTVGTLTHPTGKSLKEKVNLPLPNKKLACVTCHDPHHAYDDGKESKFLRKERLSLCYTCHKSQTKVKEGAHGEIDKKRWKKGDCFACHNVHNAKDGYLSRVVYGEISPMEPAVDGFCLACHDPEGMAEHKVKESIYNEHPVGVKNPTNKLPGKKIACVTCHEPHSHEEELLRIPVKGDSALCLTCHTDKNLKGTSHDLLHNPEVKLSEEERKELLKGGACSACHTPHNPAYKVLWSRKLGKGRTINERMCNSCHSEGGLAADKTIGKHTHPFGREVTEKNLKMIKNSRLPLISQMTGHPAKRGESGVLDCATCHEPHNGADKKRLTRYTVEGDSSLCTACHTSEAAVVGTDHDMRVVGKKLKGGVCSACHVPHNAKNELLWAKEVKRVSGNRMSDYCLSCHTKGGLGESKVIKYYYHPSKDVKVKNLDRPGREGDWPLFTKDGKKVSVGGEIVCETCHNPHVWSKDGGAPHKPVEGNVLNSFLRNRTLKGSICVDCHGLDALYRYKFFHTKKVHQETPSYK
- a CDS encoding deoxycytidylate deaminase, whose translation is MPRPSWDEYFMSIAEMVSTRSTCLRRKVGAVLVKDKRIISTGYNGPPSGLKHPEEVGCLREKLGIPSGERHELCRGLHAEQNAIIQAALHGVSTKGAVLYCTHCPCSLCVKMLINAGITKVIYKEGYPDWLAKEIAKEANLPLIQYQKEL
- the moaA gene encoding GTP 3',8-cyclase MoaA; this encodes MKINYLRVSVTDRCNFRCRYCVPEGTKEFIPHSEILRYEEIAEIVGIFYEFGVNSVRLTGGEPLVRRGLENLILQIKERGIGEVSLTTNGFLLSEKAKLLKSCGLDRVNISIDTLDPEKFAYITGTKNKGALSKVIEGLETSLEAGLTPVKVNTVLIRGFNDSEVEDFIRFSENYEVEVRFIELMPVGGEFFTKENFIPASEIKRFIEERFGKLIPVKTRKKGPAKSFRIEGTQAVVGFISSVSEHFCNSCNRLRLTSDGKLRLCLMKDREIDLKSILRSPVYSRELLKKVILEALVEKRSVNGIEALRSLGCHRKMFTIGG
- a CDS encoding YtxH domain-containing protein produces the protein MKRTSFMFLLGTVVGAVTAYLATARGEEILKKLEELQEQIKESDLPERARNLVKEISESVTQLITTGEKEMSEEEKKSILEEVEAKIKKLEEAIQQKAE